In a genomic window of Cyprinus carpio isolate SPL01 chromosome A10, ASM1834038v1, whole genome shotgun sequence:
- the LOC109094314 gene encoding pyridoxal phosphate phosphatase has product MAGAAARGTGCVTLRGAQIRDLLDAKHNVLFDCDGVIWNGETAVTGAPEVVSLLKQRGKRVFFVTNNCTRPRENYVQKFSRLGFTDVAEEEIFSSAYCSAAYLRDVARLQGKVYVIGCGGVMKELRDAGVPVAEEEDAEPGASIYNCPLDPDVKAVLVGYDENFTFMKLAKACCYLRSPECLFLATDPDPWHPLRGGRVTPGSGSLTAALETASSRKATVIGKPSRFMFECISSQFGLDPARSLMIGDRLETDVLFGSNCGLTTVLTLTGVSTLEEALAYRDGQEPQQKDCVPDYVMESVADFLQALEE; this is encoded by the exons ATGGCAGGCGCAGCGGCTCGCGGCACGGGCTGCGTGACGCTCCGCGGCGCTCAGATCCGGGACCTGCTGGACGCTAAACACAACGTGCTGTTCGACTGCGACGGCGTCATCTGGAACGGAGAAACCGCCGTTACCGGAGCTCCGGAGGTGGTCAGTCTGCTCAAGCAGCGCGGCAAGCGCGTGTTCTTCGTCACCAACAACTGCACCAGGCCGCGGGAGAACTACGTGCAGAAGTTCAGCCGCCTCGGCTTCACGGACGTCGCGGAGGAGGAGATCTTCAGCTCGGCGTACTGCTCCGCCGCGTACCTGCGCGATGTGGCGCGGCTGCAGGGGAAGGTGTACGTGATCGGCTGCGGCGGGGTGATGAAGGAGCTGCGGGACGCCGGGGTGCCGGTGGCGGAGGAGGAGGACGCGGAGCCGGGCGCCAGCATCTACAACTGCCCGCTGGACCCGGATGTGAAGGCGGTGCTGGTGGGATACGACGAGAACTTCACCTTCATGAAGCTCGCCAAAGCCTGCTGCTACCTGAGGAGCCCCGAGTGCCTGTTCCTGGCCACTGACCCGGACCCCTGGCACCCGCTGAGAGGAGGCAGGGTCACCCCAG GGTCCGGCAGCCTCACCGCCGCTCTGGAGACGGCCAGCAGCAGGAAGGCCACGGTCATCGGGAAGCCCAGCCGCTTCATGTTCGAGTGCATCTCCAGTCAGTTCGGTCTGGACCCGGCGCGCTCGCTGATGATCGGAGACCGGCTGGAGACGGACGTTCTGTTCGGCAGCAACTGCGGCCTGACCACGGTGCTCACGCTGACGGGCGTCTCCACGCTGGAGGAGGCGCTCGCGTACAGAGACGGCCAGGAGCCGCAGCAGAAGGACTGCGTGCCTGATTACGTGATGGAATCTGTGGCTGATTTCCTGCAGGCGCTGGAGGAGTGA